One window from the genome of Zonotrichia leucophrys gambelii isolate GWCS_2022_RI chromosome 29, RI_Zleu_2.0, whole genome shotgun sequence encodes:
- the BLOC1S1 gene encoding biogenesis of lysosome-related organelles complex 1 subunit 1: MLSRLLKEHQARQSERRELQERRRRDAIAAATRLTEALVDHLNVGVAQAYVNQRKLDQEVKTLQVQAAQFARQTGQWIAMVESFNQALKEIGDVENWARSIELDMRTIATALEYVYKGQLQPSCS, from the exons ATGCTGTCCCGGCTGCTGAAGGAGCACCAGGCCCGCCAGAGCGAGCGGCGCGAGCTGCAGG AGCGGCGCCGCCGGGACGCCATCGCGGCCGCCACCCGCCTCACCGAGGCCCTGGTGGATCACCTGAACGTGGG ggTGGCCCAGGCCTACGTGAACCAGCGCAAGCTGGACCAGGAGGTGAAGACGCTTCAGGTGCAGGCGGCTCAGTTCGCCCGCCAGACCGGCCAGTGGATCGCCATGGTGGAGAGCTTCAACCAGGCCCTCAAG GAGATCGGTGACGTGGAGAACTGGGCCAGGAGCATCGAGCTGGACATGAGGACCATCGCCACCGCCCTCGAGTACGTCTAcaaggggcagctgcagccctcctgctcctga